In the genome of Bradyrhizobium arachidis, one region contains:
- a CDS encoding ATP-binding cassette domain-containing protein codes for MDMRLSNRAVLEVHGLTKRFGGLTAVKNLGFEVNAGEIFGLIGPNGSGKSTAMKSVMGIERPTAGEVVFEGENVAGLPAHKIARKGFGMVFQHSRPLNRQTVLENIMVALLPDSLFMLFPDKALVERAKWIAERVGLGSVMNRRPPTLPFADLRRLELAKAIARDPKVVLVDEPFAGLTRAEVDIFSDLIRSFRDEGRAVMLVDHNVKSVAALVDRVLAMYLGEEIVTGKAEDVMRNETVRRVYLGGAIETHARPETSFKDRVPLLQVDNVSVFYGKAQALENVSIHVHEGEFVSVVGLNGAGKTTLFNTISGFLPYTGEIVRGGDKLRGTSPAKIARSGLVQCPESRELFGEMSVRENLDLGGQHLSDDKRAAQLAWLFELFPILKERQGQMAQTLSGGEQQMLAIGRALMMQPQILILDEPTLGLAPVILEQLSKALTKLRQTTSITVLLGEQNVTFALPHADRVYVLEHARIVWEGDPGRFAAEAGADFL; via the coding sequence ATGGATATGAGGCTTTCAAACCGCGCCGTGCTCGAAGTTCACGGCCTGACAAAACGCTTCGGCGGATTGACGGCGGTGAAGAATCTCGGCTTCGAGGTCAACGCCGGCGAGATCTTTGGCCTGATCGGGCCGAACGGCTCGGGCAAGTCGACCGCGATGAAGAGCGTGATGGGTATCGAGCGCCCGACCGCGGGCGAAGTCGTCTTCGAAGGCGAGAACGTCGCCGGCCTGCCCGCGCACAAGATCGCGCGCAAGGGCTTTGGCATGGTGTTCCAGCACTCGCGGCCGCTGAACCGGCAGACGGTGCTGGAGAACATCATGGTGGCGCTGCTGCCGGACAGCCTGTTCATGCTGTTTCCGGACAAGGCGCTGGTCGAGCGCGCCAAATGGATCGCCGAGCGCGTCGGGCTCGGCAGCGTGATGAACCGCCGTCCGCCGACGCTGCCGTTCGCCGACCTGCGCAGGCTCGAGCTTGCGAAAGCGATCGCGCGCGATCCCAAGGTCGTGCTGGTGGACGAGCCCTTCGCCGGCCTGACGCGGGCCGAGGTCGACATCTTCTCCGACCTGATCCGCAGCTTCCGCGACGAGGGCCGCGCCGTGATGCTGGTCGACCACAACGTCAAGAGCGTCGCAGCGCTCGTCGACCGCGTGCTCGCGATGTATCTCGGCGAGGAGATCGTCACCGGCAAGGCCGAGGACGTCATGCGAAACGAGACCGTGCGCCGGGTCTATCTCGGCGGCGCGATCGAGACCCATGCGCGTCCCGAGACCAGCTTCAAGGACAGGGTGCCGCTGCTCCAGGTCGACAATGTCAGCGTGTTCTACGGCAAGGCCCAGGCGCTGGAGAACGTCTCGATCCACGTCCACGAGGGCGAGTTCGTCTCCGTGGTCGGCCTCAACGGCGCCGGCAAGACCACGCTGTTCAACACCATCTCCGGCTTCCTGCCCTACACCGGCGAGATCGTGCGCGGCGGCGACAAGCTGCGCGGCACGTCTCCTGCGAAGATCGCGCGCAGCGGTCTCGTGCAATGCCCGGAATCGCGCGAGCTGTTCGGCGAGATGAGCGTGCGGGAGAATCTCGACCTCGGCGGCCAGCATCTTTCCGACGACAAGCGCGCCGCGCAGCTCGCTTGGCTGTTCGAGCTGTTCCCTATCCTCAAGGAACGTCAGGGCCAGATGGCGCAGACGCTCTCCGGCGGCGAGCAGCAGATGCTGGCGATCGGCCGCGCGCTGATGATGCAGCCGCAGATCCTGATCCTGGACGAGCCGACGCTGGGCCTTGCGCCGGTCATCCTCGAGCAATTGTCCAAGGCGCTGACCAAGCTGCGTCAGACCACCTCGATCACGGTGCTGCTCGGCGAGCAGAACGTGACTTTCGCGCTGCCGCACGCTGATCGCGTCTATGTGCTGGAGCATGCGCGAATCGTCTGGGAAGGTGATCCCGGCCGCTTCGCGGCGGAGGCCGGCGCCGATTTTCTGTAA
- a CDS encoding ABC transporter substrate-binding protein, producing MRSSVLSGSFIASALALCLAAPAYAQSNDPIKIGVIAEVQSIAGAATPGGAQIAADEINAKGGILGRKVEIVTYDNKSSSADSVRAFQRAVSEDKVSAVIASHISEVVLALEPWAARLKMPLITPGAASNEITKAIHNDYEKNKYTFHGYLTSAAQAQLVCDAAKDLLVDKLKFKTVAIMSEDAAWTKPLDVGYEACLPKAGLKVVEHVRFSPDTTDFTPIFNNIESKKPDVIVTGISHVGVQPTVQWKNQQVPIPMFGISAQALSPTFWKDTNGAADGVPSLAVATPDVAVTSKTKPFAAAFKAKFGTPPAYTGYTAYDEVYIITDAIKRAGSTDPDKMVAELEKTNFEGTIGQIQFYGKDDEFTHGIKSGPGAVTGLVFQWQDQKQVVVWPEKIAEGKLKFPNFVKLSQ from the coding sequence ATGCGATCTTCAGTTCTCAGCGGCAGCTTCATCGCCTCGGCGCTGGCGCTGTGCCTTGCCGCCCCCGCCTACGCGCAATCGAACGATCCGATCAAGATCGGCGTCATCGCCGAGGTGCAGTCGATCGCGGGCGCTGCGACGCCGGGCGGCGCGCAGATCGCCGCCGACGAGATCAACGCCAAGGGCGGCATCCTCGGCCGCAAGGTCGAGATCGTCACCTATGACAACAAGAGCTCCTCGGCCGACTCCGTTCGCGCGTTCCAGCGCGCGGTGAGCGAGGACAAGGTCTCCGCCGTGATCGCGAGCCACATTTCCGAGGTCGTTCTCGCGCTCGAGCCCTGGGCGGCGCGGCTGAAGATGCCGCTGATCACCCCAGGTGCCGCCTCGAACGAGATCACCAAGGCGATCCACAACGACTACGAGAAGAACAAGTACACCTTCCACGGCTACCTGACCTCGGCGGCCCAGGCCCAGCTCGTCTGCGACGCCGCCAAGGACCTCCTGGTCGACAAGCTCAAGTTCAAGACCGTCGCGATCATGAGCGAGGACGCGGCCTGGACCAAGCCGCTCGACGTCGGCTACGAGGCCTGCCTGCCCAAGGCCGGCCTGAAGGTCGTCGAGCATGTCCGCTTCTCGCCCGACACCACCGACTTCACGCCGATCTTCAATAATATCGAGAGCAAGAAGCCCGACGTGATCGTGACCGGCATCTCGCATGTCGGCGTGCAGCCGACCGTGCAGTGGAAGAACCAGCAGGTGCCGATCCCGATGTTCGGCATCAGCGCGCAGGCGCTGAGCCCGACCTTCTGGAAGGACACCAATGGCGCCGCCGACGGCGTGCCGTCGCTCGCAGTGGCCACCCCCGACGTCGCCGTGACCTCAAAGACAAAACCGTTCGCGGCCGCCTTCAAGGCCAAGTTCGGCACGCCGCCGGCCTATACCGGCTACACCGCCTATGACGAGGTCTACATCATCACCGACGCGATCAAGCGCGCCGGCTCGACCGATCCCGACAAGATGGTGGCCGAGCTCGAGAAGACCAATTTCGAGGGCACGATCGGCCAAATCCAGTTCTACGGCAAGGACGACGAGTTCACCCACGGCATCAAGTCCGGCCCGGGCGCGGTGACCGGCCTCGTCTTCCAGTGGCAGGATCAGAAGCAGGTCGTGGTCTGGCCCGAGAAGATCGCCGAAGGCAAGCTGAAGTTTCCGAACTTCGTGAAGCTGTCCCAATAA
- a CDS encoding branched-chain amino acid ABC transporter permease yields the protein MRVFQILIDGFAISALYALGATGFTLIFGVSGVLNLSHGAIMVAAAVAAWAAASILGVGTYAGALIGVAVALVIAFATYFAVVKPIQDSRRIPNEEKEIFVLTGTLLWGIMIQELIAYFFTNNAKTVLPIVEGVVEILGVRTPRNEIFTAIVCCLVIALLWLLVNRTRTGKAVLAASMNPRGVTLLGLELTNIYIVVWAIYGILAGIAGVLLGMFLGVSSYSVGPLTASAFSIVVLGGLGSVSGSLIAAFVVGYLETITAYLISPAYRTIPALLLLVFVMYIRPQGLLGRR from the coding sequence ATGCGAGTTTTCCAGATCCTGATCGATGGCTTTGCCATCAGTGCTCTCTACGCTCTCGGTGCCACCGGCTTCACGCTGATCTTCGGCGTCTCCGGCGTGCTCAATCTCTCCCACGGCGCCATCATGGTGGCCGCAGCCGTCGCCGCCTGGGCCGCCGCCAGCATCCTCGGCGTCGGCACCTATGCCGGCGCGCTGATCGGCGTCGCGGTCGCGCTCGTCATCGCCTTCGCCACCTATTTCGCGGTGGTGAAGCCGATCCAGGACTCCCGGCGCATCCCGAACGAGGAGAAGGAGATCTTCGTCCTCACAGGAACGCTGCTCTGGGGCATCATGATCCAGGAGCTGATCGCCTATTTCTTCACCAACAACGCCAAGACCGTGCTGCCGATCGTCGAAGGCGTGGTCGAGATCCTCGGCGTGCGCACGCCGCGCAACGAGATCTTCACCGCCATCGTGTGCTGCCTCGTCATCGCGCTGCTGTGGCTCTTGGTGAACCGCACCCGCACCGGCAAGGCGGTGCTGGCGGCCTCGATGAACCCGCGCGGCGTCACCCTGCTCGGGCTCGAGCTCACCAACATCTACATCGTGGTCTGGGCGATCTACGGCATCCTCGCCGGCATCGCCGGCGTGCTGCTCGGCATGTTCCTCGGCGTCAGCTCCTACAGCGTCGGACCGCTGACCGCGAGCGCGTTCTCGATCGTCGTGCTCGGCGGCCTCGGCAGCGTCTCCGGCTCGCTGATCGCGGCCTTCGTGGTCGGCTATCTCGAGACCATCACGGCCTATCTGATCTCACCGGCCTACCGCACCATCCCGGCGCTGCTGCTGCTTGTGTTCGTGATGTACATCCGGCCCCAGGGCCTCTTGGGGAGGCGCTGA
- a CDS encoding branched-chain amino acid ABC transporter permease, with product MSTFFTSRLFFISLALVVIAATLPLYVSGYVLGLLTVAFYFGVFAMAWDLLFGFAGEVNFGPTFLIGVGAYTAGILNNQFGWSVYLCIVLGALASVIAGLVLALPALRVRGPYFGLTTLVAVLMLQNFIVVFADLTGGEIGLTIPDVITINAGANYWIALGFMTISAAILYGLSQSPIGLVLQASGQDPVQAGALGFNIVKHKLAAFIVSAFFSGLSGALLVFYFGTASVGTVVDVAVGVNVIVSAVLGGRRTVLGAALGAIFLIVAGEFLRPTGELATFIVSAVALLVVLFFPGGFLGAALSREARS from the coding sequence ATGTCCACCTTCTTCACCTCGCGCCTGTTCTTTATCTCGCTGGCGCTCGTCGTCATCGCGGCGACGCTGCCGCTCTACGTCTCCGGCTATGTGCTCGGCCTGCTTACCGTCGCGTTCTATTTCGGCGTGTTCGCGATGGCCTGGGACCTGCTGTTCGGCTTCGCCGGCGAGGTCAATTTCGGTCCGACCTTCCTGATCGGCGTCGGTGCCTACACCGCCGGCATCCTCAACAACCAGTTCGGCTGGTCGGTCTATCTCTGCATCGTGCTCGGGGCGCTGGCCTCGGTCATCGCCGGCCTCGTGCTGGCGCTGCCGGCGCTGCGCGTGCGCGGCCCCTATTTCGGCCTGACCACGCTGGTCGCAGTGTTGATGCTGCAGAACTTCATCGTCGTGTTCGCCGACCTCACCGGCGGCGAGATCGGCCTCACCATCCCCGACGTCATCACCATCAACGCCGGCGCCAATTACTGGATCGCGCTCGGCTTCATGACGATCTCGGCGGCGATCCTCTATGGCCTGTCGCAATCGCCGATCGGCCTCGTGCTCCAGGCCAGCGGCCAGGATCCGGTGCAGGCCGGCGCGCTCGGCTTCAACATCGTCAAGCACAAGCTCGCCGCCTTCATCGTCTCGGCGTTCTTCTCGGGGCTATCAGGGGCGCTGCTGGTGTTCTACTTCGGCACCGCCTCGGTCGGCACCGTCGTCGACGTCGCGGTCGGCGTCAACGTCATCGTCTCGGCCGTGCTCGGCGGCCGGCGCACCGTGCTTGGTGCTGCGCTGGGCGCGATCTTCCTGATCGTCGCCGGCGAATTTTTGCGGCCGACCGGCGAGCTTGCGACCTTCATCGTCTCGGCGGTCGCCCTCCTCGTCGTGCTGTTCTTCCCCGGCGGCTTCCTCGGAGCGGCCCTCTCGCGCGAGGCTCGTTCGTGA